The nucleotide window CGAGCATTTCGTCGAGGTCGTGGGTCAGCCGCGCCTCGGCGGTGAACTGGACATACGAAAACGGCGGCTTCTGGTCGTCGACGGCGAGGGAGATGCGGCCGTCGCGGGCGATGGCCTTGCCCTTGAGCGTCTCGGTGCCGGTGGTGAAGATCAGCTCGTCGCCGTCCGGCCCCTCGTTCAGGAGGAACCAGATCGGGGTGACGATGGGGGAGCCGTCCTTCCTGACCAGCCCCAACATGCCCGTCCGGGTGCCTTCGGAGGCGAACTTCCACCACTCTTCTCGGCTCATCTCACGCATGTAGGCGACGTTAGCCCGTCACCCGCGCGTGCGCAGAGGGTGGCCGACTAGCCTGGCCTGCTGTGCGAGACGACGACACCGGCCTGACGGGCCTGGCCGACGAGGGGCTGACGCGCCGCCTCAAGGCGCTGGCCTGCACCGCGCCGCTGCACGACCTCGACGCGCGGAAGGCGAAGCTCGACTGGGCCGACGCCACGATCTACCAGATGGCCGAGATCGCGCTGCACACGATCGACCAGGTCACCATCGCGATGGACTTCGACACCGGCGCCGGCCACGACGAGGTCATCGACCGGCTGCTGCCGTTCATCGCGCAGCAGGCGCCGTCGCGGATGCCCGAAGAACACGTCCGCGTCGCCAAGTGGGTCCTGGACAACCTCATCAACGTCGGCACCACCGACCGCGGCTTCCGGCGCGTCTACGGCTCGATCGGGCCGGGCGGCTACCAGCGGCGCCAGTTCGACTTCAAGCTGCTCGTCGAGCTGGCCGCCCGCGACGGCGAGGTCTACCTGCGGGCCACCGACGAGGCCATCAACGTCCTGGTCGGCGCCCTCGACACCGACGTCGAGTCCGCGCAGATCGCCGCCGAGGTCAAGCTCGAGAACCTCATCAACCGCGGCCGGCTCGCCGACGCCAAGCTCGCTGCCGAGCAGGCCCGCTACCGGACCGTCCAGTACGGCGAGACCCTGCGCGCGAAGCTCGACGCCACCCGCCGCGACGTCCGGTCGGTCGACTGGGAACGCGAAGTGCCCGAGCTGCTGGACAGCGCGCTCAGCCACATCGAAGCCCGCTTCCGCGCCGAGAACGCCATCCTCAAGAACATCACCACCGCCCGCGACGAGACCGAAGACCTCGACAAGAAGCGCCGCGCCGCCGAACTCGTCGACATCGTCGGCGACTGCATCCGCCGCCACACCCGCCTGCAGTCCCGGCTCGCCGACGCAGGCGCGGTCTTCCGCGCCGAACAGGACCGCCAGCAGTTCTCCGGCCCACCCCAGCGCGCCACCCTCGACCTCTTCGGCCAGCTCCTCGTCCCGGCACTCGGGCTGCCGCTGGCCGACGCCGTCACCCCGGCCGAGCACTTCTTCCACGCCGTCGCGGGCATCACCCCGCCGGTCGTGCCGTCCCTTTCGAGTCTCGTCTCGCTGCTCCTGCGCCCGGCGCCCGAACGCGACCACCTGGTTGGCGAAATTCCCGAGCCGGAGCTCATGCCCGCGGAAACAACCGACCGCTTCGGCGACGACGTCTGGCGCGCCGCCGACGAGCTGCTCGACCTGCCCGAGGTGCCGCGGCGGCTCTCCGGGCTGCTCGAAGAAGCCCGCCGCAGCC belongs to Amycolatopsis tolypomycina and includes:
- a CDS encoding PPOX class F420-dependent oxidoreductase, producing the protein MREMSREEWWKFASEGTRTGMLGLVRKDGSPIVTPIWFLLNEGPDGDELIFTTGTETLKGKAIARDGRISLAVDDQKPPFSYVQFTAEARLTHDLDEMLEWATKLGGRYMGAEQAEAYGKRNAVPEESLVRAKITKVIARADIAG